A genome region from Cucurbita pepo subsp. pepo cultivar mu-cu-16 chromosome LG02, ASM280686v2, whole genome shotgun sequence includes the following:
- the LOC111787821 gene encoding uncharacterized protein LOC111787821 isoform X2 — MASRLEEEAPNQIGNGREDQNKEETWQKRDREYLLVVVTFMATVAFQAGVSPPGGVWQQDDKNSSRDIDNGHKIPS; from the exons ATGGCAAGTAGGCTTGAGGAAGAAGCTCCCAACCAAATTGGAAATGGTAGAGAAGATCAGAACAAGGAGGAGACTTGGCAGAAGAGAGATAGAGAGTATCTGTTGGTAGTAGTAACATTCATGGCAACCGTTGCTTTCCAAGCCGGGGTGAGCCCTCCCGGTGGTGTCTGGCAACAAGATGATAAGAACTCGAG CAGGGACATCGATAATGGCCACAAAATTCCCAGTTGA
- the LOC111787821 gene encoding uncharacterized protein LOC111787821 isoform X1, whose product MASRLEEEAPNQIGNGREDQNKEETWQKRDREYLLVVVTFMATVAFQAGVSPPGGVWQQDDKNSSIVAGTSIMATKFPVEFTTFIVGVTVCMIVSMLQFTVLLNELPSDTPSLSRKYLYYTLFFALGSMLSSYVSSVKAYTPEPMIPRAVTVLAFSIGTGIVLVGISLFKQKIQQKIQERRMH is encoded by the exons ATGGCAAGTAGGCTTGAGGAAGAAGCTCCCAACCAAATTGGAAATGGTAGAGAAGATCAGAACAAGGAGGAGACTTGGCAGAAGAGAGATAGAGAGTATCTGTTGGTAGTAGTAACATTCATGGCAACCGTTGCTTTCCAAGCCGGGGTGAGCCCTCCCGGTGGTGTCTGGCAACAAGATGATAAGAACTCGAG TATTGTAGCAGGGACATCGATAATGGCCACAAAATTCCCAGTTGAGTTCACCACATTCATCGTTGGCGTAACAGTGTGCATGATAGTTTCAATGTTGCAATTCACAGTGCTGTTGAATGAGTTGCCAAGCGACACACCCTCACTTTCGAGGAAATATCTGTACTACACTTTGTTCTTCGCATTAGGCAGCATGCTCTCGTCTTATGTGTCATCGGTAAAAGCTTATACGCCGGAGCCGATGATACCCCGGGCCGTCACTGTTCTTGCGTTTTCTATTGGCACTGGTATTGTTTTAGTGGGGATTTCATTGTTCAAACAGAAGATACAACAGAAGATACAGGAGAGACGTATGCATTAA
- the LOC111788431 gene encoding pectinesterase inhibitor-like gives MASSSFLAVFRIVLLVLFFNGMGPMQAASQDDIVSTICKKTRNPSFCFNVLKSAGTTDLKGLATFTLNLAHDKVAQTRALAQSQASKAVDPKLKERYATCAEQYDDAAGDIEDGKNDLGKGDYNGVNIKASAAMTEAGDCLDSFTQPPKDPSALSSNGKTVEDICSIILVIANLLLGRA, from the coding sequence atggcatCTTCTAGTTTTCTTGCAGTCTTTAGGATTGTCCTCTTAGTACTGTTCTTCAATGGGATGGGACCCATGCAAGCGGCTTCGCAAGACGACATCGTTTCCACCATCTGCAAGAAAACTAGAAACCCTTCTTTTTGCTTTAACGTGTTGAAATCTGCTGGCACTACAGACCTAAAAGGGCTGGCCACTTTCACCCTCAACCTCGCCCACGACAAGGTTGCTCAAACCCGTGCCCTCGCCCAGTCCCAGGCGTCCAAGGCAGTTGATCCCAAGCTTAAAGAGCGATATGCCACCTGTGCTGAACAGTACGACGATGCCGCCGGCGACATCGAGGATGGGAAGAACGACTTGGGGAAAGGTGACTACAATGGCGTCAACATTAAGGCGTCTGCAGCTATGACGGAGGCCGGCGACTGTCTGGACAGCTTCACGCAGCCGCCGAAGGACCCATCGGCGCTGTCTAGCAACGGGAAGACTGTGGAAGATATTTGTAGTATCATCTTGGTTATAGCCAATCTTCTTCTTGGGCGTGCctaa
- the LOC111787821 gene encoding uncharacterized protein LOC111787821 isoform X3 produces the protein MASRLEEEAPNQIGNGREDQNKEETWQKRDREYLLVVVTFMATVAFQAGVSPPGGVWQQDDKNSRDIDNGHKIPS, from the exons ATGGCAAGTAGGCTTGAGGAAGAAGCTCCCAACCAAATTGGAAATGGTAGAGAAGATCAGAACAAGGAGGAGACTTGGCAGAAGAGAGATAGAGAGTATCTGTTGGTAGTAGTAACATTCATGGCAACCGTTGCTTTCCAAGCCGGGGTGAGCCCTCCCGGTGGTGTCTGGCAACAAGATGATAAGAACTCGAG GGACATCGATAATGGCCACAAAATTCCCAGTTGA